In Caldisericia bacterium, the DNA window TTCCTCTTCCGGAAGATATAAGGAGATTAGGGATAAAGAGATTAAATAGGATATTGAAGAGAGAAAGTAGAGGGAAATATAAAAGAGAAAAGATAGAGAGATTATATGAGAAAGCAAAGGAGTCCATAGGGATAAAAGAAGGGAGTAAAACAGCGAAAGGACATTTAAAAGAGATAATAAAAGATATAAAAGTATTGAAGGAGAGAAAAGAAAGGATAAAGGGAGAGATGAGGAATTATTTAGAGAAAACAGGATATAAAGAATATTTATTAAGCATCCCTGGTGTAGGAGTGACAATAGGGTCATTATTTTTAGGGGAGGTAGGAGATATAAGTAAATACAGGAATAGTTCACAGATAGAGAAACTTGCTGGATTGAACCTGGTAGAGAATAGTTCAGGGAAGAGGGAGAGTGGATTAGAGATAAGCAGAAGAGGGAGAGATTTACTAAGGTATGCAGGATATATGGCAGCGACAAATGGAATAGCAAAGAATCCCGAGATAAAGGAATTATACCGATATAAAATGAAATGGATAAAGAATCCAAAAGAAAATAAGATGAAAGTAATAACATCTATAGCAGCGAAGATGTTAAGGATAATGTTTTCAGTTTGTAAAAATAAGCAATATTATAAAAGAGAAGAAATAACAAGAAGGTGGCAGAGAGGCAGGGTGAGACCGGTCAACCCCCATAAGGCTATCTATGAAAATAGGTAGACACTGTAAGGTAAAGAATAGGCCGCCCTGCCTTTTCAAGATGCCCTTAGACACTGTATGAAGTAATGTAGGCCTTCGTCAAAGAGGCGAAGAGACCGTAAGAAATGAGAGGGTAAGGCTAAGGGCAAGGGTAT includes these proteins:
- a CDS encoding IS110 family transposase; its protein translation is MIKREKIELVKKQKMIAGIDIGEERHCVQFIDNYGEAKGKAKKISNNREGFKRIEEMINGFSGVDHNILFSMEPSGDYWKPLAYYLKDKGYKVVIVNPFHTKQMKELLDNTQSKNDIKDAYLIADLCKQSKFFQPTLSEGIYAELRELNLAWRRTNKSLMQSKNYVNNFLSKYFPEYKRCFSDIYGKSSIYCLEHFPLPEDIRRLGIKRLNRILKRESRGKYKREKIERLYEKAKESIGIKEGSKTAKGHLKEIIKDIKVLKERKERIKGEMRNYLEKTGYKEYLLSIPGVGVTIGSLFLGEVGDISKYRNSSQIEKLAGLNLVENSSGKRESGLEISRRGRDLLRYAGYMAATNGIAKNPEIKELYRYKMKWIKNPKENKMKVITSIAAKMLRIMFSVCKNKQYYKREEITRRWQRGRVRPVNPHKAIYENR